The DNA window GCTGCGCCGCGAAATCACCGCCCGGGACCGGGAGATCGCCAACACCTTCACCAAGGACCTCCAGGTCATGGCGATCCGCGGCGCGCGCAACTACCTGGGCGACAAGCTGATCCGTACGGCCGCGCCGCACCGCATCCTCGACCCCGCGGCGGGGCCGCTCATCGCCGTACGCCTGCACATCCTCACCCGGAAGTCGCTCGGCGGCCTGGAGACCGACCTCTCCTCGCGGGTGCTCACGGAGGGCGGCGGTGTGCTGCCTGGTGTGTACGCGGCGGGGGAGGCGGCGGGGTTCGGTGGCGGCGGCGTTCACGGCTACCGCTCCCTGGAGGGCACTTTCCTCGGCGGCTGCCTCTTCTCCGGCCGTACGGCGGGACGCGCGGCGGCGCGGGCGGTGGCCTGAGGGGCGGCGGGCGGTCGCGTGGCCGGTGGGGCGGCAGGCGGTCGCGTGGCCGGTGGCGCGCGCGGCGCCCCTGTCACCCGTCGTGGCGGTGGCGTCTACGCGGGCGACTGCGACGGCACGGCGGCGCCGTCCGGCCGCTCGACCACCCGGAAGCGTTCCGCGACAATCATCGTCGTGTCGTCGACCGTGAACCCCGGGTCGTCCAGCGCCTCCCGCATCTCCTCGCTGTGCCAGAACCTCTCGTGCCCCGCGCGCCACTCGGCCACCGAGGTGTAGCCCTCGCCCTCGTCCAGCGCGTGCTGGAGGTCCACGTCGCCGAGCGCCAGCACCCGGACCTCGGTCAGTTCGATCACCGCCACCTCGCGCCCGTCGGAGTCGATCACCACGGACCGCTCGCCGACCGGAGGCAGTTCCTCCTTCTCCGCCTCGTACTCGGCGAGAAGACCTGTGGTCGAGACCTTCTCGCCCGACAGCACGGCGGCGACCAGCCGGTCCCGCAGCGGTCCGGGAAAGGCCAGCAGACACGGCGGCAGCGATGGGTATCGAGACATGGGGACCAGCCTAGGCCCCGGGAGAAACCGGTCTCCGCAGGTCGGTGCCCTTTCAACTACGCCATGTCGGCGCAAAGTTGGTTTAGACCGCCCTTGACGTGGACTACCCCCTACCGCTTTGCTGTGCGTGATCAAACGCTCGCACACTGCGCCGTGGAGGACCCGCGGATGCCCCCACCTCCGCCATCCCTCGGCCGCTCGCGCCGCCGTACCGACCCCTCGTTCGACGCCGCTCTCGACGACGCCGAACTCGTCACCGTACGCGGCCAGCTGGCCCAGGGGCGCTGGACCAGGGCCCGCTCCCTGCTCGCCGCGACCGGCGACGACTGGGACCGCCGGGGACACCGTCTCGTCGTACTCGCCGAGGCCAACGGCGCCGCCGCCTGGGCCGGGGACTGGCTGCTCGCCGAACCCGAGAGCGCCGACGCCGTCACCCTCATCGCATGCGCCACCGTCCTCGGCGCGCTGCGCGGCAAGGAGCCGGAGGACCGCGCGCGCGAGGCATGCCGCCGCGCCGCCGAGCAGTCGCCGGCCGACCCGACCCCGTGGCTCGCCCTGCTGCTCCTGGCCCGGTCCCTCGGTACGGAGGAAGAGGTCACGCAGCTCTTCGACCAGGTGCGGCTGCGCCACCCGGAGCACCATCACGCCCACCACCTGATGGCCGCCCGCCTCGCCGAACGGCGGCCCGACATAGGGAGCGACCCGCTCCACGAGGTGTACGACTTCGCCGCCTGGGCCGCCGAACAGGCTCCCGCCGACTCCCCGCTCGCCGTACTCCCCGTGGTGGCCCACGCCGAGCGGTACCGTGCCCTCGCTCTCGCGGGCAAGGTGCCGGACGACCCGGCACTGTCCGGCCACTGGACCGGCCGGCGCGCCCGCCAGGTGATGAAGACGGCGTTCGACTGGTGGCTGGAGTGGGAGCACGAAGGGCACCCGCGCCGTCTGGTCGACCTCAACTACCTGGCCCACGCGAAGCTATGCGAAGGGCGCCCCGCCGAGGCGGCCGCGCTCCTCAACCGCGTCGGGCCGCACGCTACCGAGGCCCCGTGGTCCTACCCCCACAGGGACCCGCTCCGCGCCTTCCGCGCCGCGCGCAGCGCCGCGCTCGGGCTCGCATGACGCCGCGGCGCACCGGACCGCCCCCGCCGCCGGACCCCACCGCGGCACCCCGCCCCACCACCTCACCCACGAGCTCACCTCACCTCACCTCACCTCACCTCACCGAAGCGAAGGGACAACCCCGCCATGTCGACGGGCAGTTCGAGCACGAGCGAGAGAAGCAGAGAGACCGGCGCCAGTGAGATCCGTACGTACAAGGGGCAGGAGCGGGCGCTGCGGGCCGGCCGCCTCGGCACGACGGGCCTCCTGCTGTCCGTGCTGGCGGCGAGCGCCCCGCTCATGGTCGTCGCAGGTGTCATGCCCACCACATACGGTGTGATGGGGATCGTCGGCCAGCCCCTCCTCTTCGTCATCCTCGGCGTCGTGCTGATGCTGTTCAGCGTCGGATACGCCGAGATGAGCCGCCACGTCCACAACGCCGGCGCCTTCTACGCCTACATAGCCCGTGGCCTCGGCCCGACCGCCGGTGCCGGAGCCTCGCTGGTCGCCCTCGTCGCGTACAGCGCCATGCAGGTCGGCATCTACGGAATCCTCGGCTTCGAGATCTCCGGCATCTTCGCCGCCTACCTCGACATCACCCTCGCCTGGTGGATCCCCGCGCTGGTCGCGGTGCTGGTCGTGGGCGCGCTCGGCTGGCTCAAGATCGACCTCAACGCCAAGGTGCTCGGCGTCCTGCTGGTCGTCGAGTGCGCGCTGGTCGTGATCTTCGACGTGGCCGCGATCGCCGACCCGGCCAAGGAGGGCCTGTCCCTCCAGGCGTTCAACCCCGAGACCCTCACCGGCGCCGGGCTCGGCACGGCGCTCTGCTTCTGCATCGCCGCCTTCGTCGGCTTCGAGCAGGCCCCGGTGTACGCCGAGGAGACCAGCCGCCCGCAGATCGTCGTCTCGCGCGTGATGTTCCTCGCCGTCGGTTACGCCTCGCTCTTCCTGGCCCTCAGCGCCTGGGCGCTCAGCGTCGCCGCCGGACCCGGCCAGATCGTCAAGGTGGCGGGGGAGCAGGGACCCGGACTCCTCTTCACGCTCACCGAGAGCAGGCTCGGCTCCACCTTCACCGACGTACTCCACATCCTCTTCGTCACCGGCATGTTCGCCGCGCTGCTCAGCTTCCACAACGTCGTCGCGCGGTACGCCTTCGCCATGGGCCGCGAGGGCCTCCTGCCGGCCTCCTTCGGCCGTACGAACAAGACGAGCGGCGCCCCGGCCGCCGGGTCGCTGCTCCAGTCCGGCGTGTCCCTGGCCATCGTCCTGGCCTTCGCGTTCACCGACGACAAGCCGGCCGGGGACCCCACCGTGCCGGTGCTGCACCTCTTCACCTGGATGGGCAACGTCGGCGCGCTCGGCGTCATCCTGCTGATGGCCGCCGCCTCGCTGGCCGTCATCGCCTTCTTCGTCCGCCGGGGAGCCGGCCGCGCGCAGGCGGGACGGCTCGTCGCCTCCGGCATCGCCGCCGTCGCCCTGCTGGGCATCGCCTTCTACACGGTCAAGGACTTCGGCATCCTGGTGGGGGCGGGGTCCGGCTCGTCCCTGAACTGGATCCTGCCGGGCATCATCGGCGTAGCCCTCGTCGGCGGCCTGGTGTACGGCGCGGTGCTGCGCTCGGTGAAGCCCGAGGTGCATGCCCGGATCGGACTCGGCAACGAGGCGTTCCAACTGGAGAAGCAGGCCACGGAGGTCTGAGCCGGGCCGGGCCGGCACGAGCCGGCCGGAAGCTGGGCAGGTCTGACGGAATCCGACCCGGAATTCCGACGGGCACCCGCGGCCACTGGCCCTCGGAGGCCGCGGGTGTTCGAATTGTCGTGTGACTCCTCAACCACCGGCCGGCCCGGACAGCGGCGGCGCTCCCGTCGGCCGTCGGCTCGTCCTCGGCATGCTGGGCCTCGGCGCCGCGGGCCTGGCCACCGCGCCGTACCTCCAGAACGGGCTCGAAGCCTTCCTCGGCTCCGCCGCGGACAAGGACCCCACCGGCCTGACCGGCCTCCTGCCCAACGGCGGCGGCTTCCGCTACTACTCCGTCGCCTCCTCCGTACCGCGCAAGGGCCCGGAGAGCTACCGGCTCACGATCGACGGCCTGGTCGACCGGCCGGCGACGTACACCCTCGACGACCTGCGGGCGATGGAGCAGACCCGCCTCGTGCGCGACGTCCAGTGCGTCACGGGATGGCGGGTCCCGGACACGCCCTTCGAGGGTGTGCGGCTGTCACGCCTGCTGGCCGCCGCGGGTATCAAGCCGGAGGCCGGGGCCGTCCGCTTCACCTGCTTCGACGGTACGTACAGCGAGAGCCTCACCCTCCGGCAGGCCGGCCGCGAGGACGTACTGGTCGCCCTGCGCATGCGGGACAAGCCGCTCACGCACGCCCACGGCGGCCCGGTGCGGCTGTACGTCACTCCCATGTACTTCTACAAGTCGGCGAAATGGCTCTCCGGCATCACCGTCACCCGCGAGGTCCGGCCCGGGTACTGGGAGGAGCGCGGCTATGACGTCGACGCGTGGGTCGGCCGCTCGAACGGACGCGACGATGCTCCTACGGTCTGAACTCCCCGCCCGCCTGCTTCGCTTCACCCGCGCCGAGCGCTGGGTGCACCGCGCCACCGCCGGCCTGGTGCTGCTGTGCGTCGCGACGGCGGCCTGTCTGTACGTACCCCAGCTCGCCGAACTCGTCGGCCGGCGCCACCTCGTGGTCACCGTGCACGAGTGGTCCGGGCTGCTGATCCCGGCGCCCTTCCTGGTCGGCCTCGCCTCCCGTGCCTTCCGCTCCGACCTGGGCAGGCTCAACCGGTTCGGGCCGCACGACCGGCAGTGGCTGCGGGCAGCGCTGCGGCGCGACACGAGTGCCGCGTCCCAGCCCGCCGGGAAGTTCAACGCCGGCCAGAAGCTGTACGCCGCGTGGATCGCCGGCGCCGTACTGGTGATGCTCGGCACCGGACTGCTGATGTGGTTCACGGACCTCGCGCCACTGGTGTGGCGTACGAGCGCCACCTTCGTCCACGACTGGCTCGCTCTCGCCATGGGCCTGGTGATCGCCGGGCACATCGGCATGGCCCTGACGCGGCCGGAGTCCCGGCGCGGCATGCGCACCGGGACTGTCGACCGCGCGTGGGCGGAAGAGGAACACCCGCTGTGGGCGCGGGAGTTGAAAGACCGTCCTGATCTACAGGACGAGTGACAGGAGCAGCACGAAGCCCAGCGAGACCACGGAGATGATGGTCTCCATCACCGACCAGGTCTTGATCGTCTGCCCGACGTCCATGCCGAAGTACTCCTTCACCAGCCAGAACCCCGCGTCGTTGACGTGGCTGAAGAAGAGCGAGCCCGCGCCCACGGCGAGCACCAGCAGGGCCGCGTGCGACGCCGACATGTCGGCGGCGAGCGGGGCGACCAGACCGGCCGCCGAGATGGTGGCCACGGTCGCCGAACCCGTCGCGAGCCGGATGGCGACGGCGATCAGCCAAGCCAGCAGCAGCGTCGGGATGGCCCAGTCCTCGGAGAAGTCCAGGATCATCTGGCCGACGCCCACGTCGATGAGCGTCTGCTTGAAGCCGCCGCCCGCGCCGACGATCATCAGCACGCCCGCGATCGGGGCGAGCGACTTCTCGACGGTCGAGGAGAGACGGTCCTTGGTGAACCCGGCGGCGCGGCCCAGCGTGAACAGTCCCACCAGTACGGCGGCGAGGAGCGCGATCAGCGGCGAACCGATGACGTCCGTGACCCGCTGCACGCCGTTCGCGGGGTCGTCCACGACGATGTCCACGAGTGCCTTGGCCAGCATCAGTACGACCGGCAGCATGACGGTGGCGACGGTCGCGCCGAAGCCGGGACGGCGCTCCAGGTCCTCGGAGGGACGCTGCGGAATCATTCGTTCCGGCGCCGGGATGTCCACCCAGCGGGCGGCGTACTTGGAGAACAGCGGCCCCGCGATGATCACGGTCGGGATCGCGACGAGCACACCCAGCCCCAGGGTGAGGCCGAGGTTGGCGTCGATCGCGTCGATCGCGACCAGCGGACCGGGGTGCGGCGGTATCAGCCCGTGCATGACGGACAGGCCGGCCAGCGCGGGAATGCCGATCCGCATCAGCGAGTAGTTCCCGCGCTTGGCCACGAGCAGCACCACCGGGATCAGCAGCACGATGCCGACCTCGAAGAAGAGCGGCAGCCCGATGATGCTGGCGATCAGCACCATCGCCCAGGGCATCGCCCGGCCGCTCGCCTTCGCCAGGATCGTGTCGACGATCTGGTCCGCGCCGCCGGAGTCGGCCAGCAGCTTGCCGAGGATCGCGCCGAGCGCGATGAGCACACCGACACCCGCGACGGTGTTGCCGAGGCCCGTCGAGAAGCTCGTGATGGCCTTGTCGAGCGGGGCGCCGGCGAACGCCCCGAGCGCCAGCGACCCGATGGTCAGCGCCAGGAAGGCATGGAGCTTGAACTTCGTGATGAGCAGGACGATGACGGCGATGCCGGCGAGGACTGCCATCCCCAACTGGCCGTTGCCCGCCGAGGTGATCGGCTCGACGGCGCCCGCTGCCAGCGTCTCGACGCTGAGACTGGTCACGGTGGCTCTACTTTCTGAAGTCGTCGTCGAGCCGGCGCAGGGCCGCGACGGCTCGTTCGGTGATGTCCTCGGGAGACCCCGAGACGTCCACGGCCACGCCCGCCTCGTCCGCCTGGAGCGGCTGGAGGGCGGCGAACTGCGAATCGAGCAGCGCGGTCGGCATGAAGTGGCCCCTGCGCTCCCGCATCCGCTCCTCGATCAGCGCACGGTCGCCCGTCAGATGCAGGAACACGGCATGGGGGGCGGCGGCGCGCAGCCGGTCGCGGTAGGCCCGCTTGAGCGCGGAGCTGCTCACCACGCCGCCGAGCCCTGCCCTGCCGTGGGCCCACTCGCCGATCGCGTCGAGCCAGGGCCACCGGTCCGAGTCGTCCAGCGGAGTACCGGCCGACATCTTGGCGATGTTGGCCGGCGGGTGGAAGTCGTCACCCTCGGCGTACGGGACGCCGAGCCGGGCGGCGAGCAGGGGACCGATGGTGGTCTTGCCGGTCCCTGCCACGCCCATCACCACGACGACGTGGGGGCTGTTCATGAGTGGAGTGCCTCGCTGTCTTCATCGACATCGGTCCGTCGCGCTACTGAAACCCATTAGGTACGACGTATTCAAGAGGCTGTGACATAAACGTCGTACTTTTGTTCGTGACGGCCGCCCCGTAGGCTGAGCCCCATGACCAACCAGCCCCGGGGGCTGCACGCCCAGCTGCTGGAAAGCCTCGGTCCCGCGATCACCGCCGGTGAGTACCCGCCCGGCAGCGTGCTGCGCACGGACGAGCTCGCCCAGCGCTTCGACGTGTCGCGCACGGTGATCCGCGAAGCGATCCGGGTCCTGGAGTCGATGCACCTCGTGGAGTCCCGCCGCCGGGTGGGCGTGACGGTACGCCCCACCGAGGAGTGGAACGTCTACGACCCTCAGGTCATCCGGTGGCGGCTGGCCGGCGCCGACCGCCCCCGCCAGCTGCGCTCCCTCACGGTGCTGCGCTCCGCCGTGGAGCCTGTGGCGGCGGGGCTCGCGGCGCGGTTCGCGACCCCGGAGCAGTGCGCGGCACTCACCGAGGAGGCGCTCGGGATGGTCGCGACCTCGCGGGGCGGGCAGCTCGACGCCTACCTCGTGCACGACATCGCGTTCCACCGCGTCGTCCTGCGCGCATCGGGCAACGAGATGTTCGCCCGCCTCGGTGACGTGGTGGCCGAAGTCCTCAGCGGACGCACGAGGCACCAGGTGATGTTCGAGGACCCCGACCCCGCGGCCGTCACCCTGCACGTCCAAGTCGCCGAAGCCGTAAGGGAAGGCGACGCGCCGCGGGCGGAGCGGCTGACCCGTGAGATCGCGGTCGGCGCGCTCCAGGAGCTCGACGTACTGGCCCCGTAGGGCGCCCGTAATGTCCGCCCCATTATCCTTTTGTTTGCTTTAAATCAACTCTCTGAACACTCTTGACGCTTGTATGTCCGACCTCCGAGCATTCTCCGCATGGTCTTGTCAGACAGCCGGACAGGTGGCGGCGCACCCCGGCGCATCAGCGCGATGGAAGCCGTCCTCACCCACCTCCGGGACGCCATAGAGCGGGGTGAACTCGCCGTCGGCGAGAAGCTCCCCACGGAGGCCGAACTCGGAAAGCGCTTCGAGGTCAGCCGTTCCGTCGTACGGGAGGCCCTGCGCGCGCTCCAGGCGCTCGGCCTCACGGTGTCCCGGGCCGGCAAGGGCACGTACGTCGCGGCCGGCGGACCGGTCCAGAACCCGGTCTTCGGCGCGTACTCCGCCCGGGACCTGATCGAAGTGCGACGGCACGTCGAGATCCCCGTGGCGGGTTACGCTGCTACCCGTCGCACGCAGGACGACGTAGACCTGCTGACGCACCTGATCGGGAAGATGGAGCAGGAGCCCGACCCCACCGCCTGGGTGGCGCTGGACACGCTCTTCCACATTTCCGTCGCCCAGGCTTCGGGCAACCCTGTCTTCCGCAAGATCATCGAAGAGATCAGGGACGCCCTTGCCCGGCAGTCCACCTTCCTGAACCAGCTCGGGGACCGACGACGCCAGTCGGACCTCGAGCACCGGGCGCTCGTAGAGGCGATCGTCGGCGGCTCCGAAGGAGCGGCGGTGCGGGCCATGGCCGCGCACCTCGAACACGTCGAGACCACCTTGAACACGATCGTGCGGCCCGGTACCGCACAGCACCCCCAAATGAAGGCGAAGAAACAGCATGAGTGACCGCACACTGTCTGCGGCCCCCGCCGGTCCCGCCGATCCCGTATCGACATCCCCACATGTCGACGCGGGTGACGAGGGTTACAGCAAGGACCTGAAGTCCCGCCACATCAACATGATCGCCATCGGCGGCGCGATAGGCACCGGCCTCTTCCTGGGCGCCGGTGGCCGCATGGCCGGAGCGGGTCCGTCCCTCGCCATCGCGTACGCCGTCTGCGGTGTCTTCGCCTTCTTCGTCGTCCGCGCGCTGGGCGAGCTGGTGCTCTACCGCCCGTCCTCCGGCGCCTTCGTCTCGTACGCCCGTGAATTCATGGGGGAGAAGGGCGCCTTCGCGGCGGGCTGGCTGTACTTCCTCAACTGGTCGACCACCGCCGTGGCCGACATCACGGCGGCCGCCACCTACGCCCACTTCTGGGCCATGTTCAGCGACGTACCGCAGTGGGTCCTCGCGCTGATCGCCCTCGCCGTCGTCCTCACCGCGAACCTGATCTCGGTGAAGTACTTCGGTGAGATGGAGTTCTGGTTCGCGATCGTCAAGGTCGCCGCCCTGGTCGTCTTCATGGCCATCGGTATCTACCTGGTCGTCACCCAGCACCAGCTCGACGGCCACACCCCGGGCTTCTCCACGATCAGCGACGGCGGCGGCCTGTTCCCCGTCGGCATGCTGCCCATGCTCCTGGTCATCCAGGGCGTCGTCTTCGCGTACGCGTCGGTCGAGCTGTGCGGTGTCGCCGCCGGCGAGACGAAGAACCCCGAGAAGATCATGCCGAAGGCGATCAACTCGATCATGTGGCGCGTCGGCATCTTCTACGTCGGCTCCGTCGTCCTGCTCGCGCTGCTGCTCCCGTACACGGCGTACTCCGGCGGCGAGAGCCCCTTCGTCACCGTCATGAACAAGCTCGGCGTCGCCGGCGCCGCGGACGTCATGAACCTCGTCGTGCTGACGGCGGCCCTCTCCAGCCTGAACTCGGGCCTGTACTCCACGGGCCGGATCCTGCGCTCGATGGCGCTGTCGGGCTCCGCGCCCAAGTTCACCGGCCGCATGAACAAGGGCCAGGTGCCGTACGGCGGCATCCTGCTGACCGCCGGCTTCGGTGTCCTGGGCGTGGGTCTCAACTACGTCATGCCGGGCGAGGCGTTCGAGATCGTGCTGAACTTCGCGTCGATCGGCATCCTCGGCACCTGGGGCATGATCATGCTCTGCTCGCTGCTGTTCTGGCACCGCTCGAAGGACGGCCGGGTCACGCGCCCGTCCTACCGCCTGCCGTGGGCCCCGTACACGCAGATCGTGACGCTGGCCTTCCTGGCCTCCGTGGTCGTCCTGATGTGGTGGGGCGGCGGCGTGGGCCGTACGACCGTGATGTGCCTCCCGCTGATCGCGGCGGCGCTGGTCGGCGGCTGGTTCATGGTGCGCAAGCGCGTGGCCGCCGTCGCGACCGGGCGCGAAACCCTCTGACCCACCACACGCGCCCCGCACGCCCTGAGGGGCCCGCGAGTCCCCCCGCGCCGACGCCGCTCCTCCCGAGCCGCGTCGGCGCGGTCGTTCCACGCCCCGGACGTGCCCCCTCACACGCGACCACCCCGCGTCCCGCGACCCCGCGCTTCAGCCCGGCCGGCGTCCCGAAACGGGTGCCCGGCCGCCGGGACGGGGCGGGCCGGGGGAGGCGGCGGCCCCCAGCCGCGCCTGAGCCGCCGCCAGCACCATCTCCAGGGCCGCCGGATACCCGCTGCCCGCCATCTCCGCCACCAGCACCCGCGCGGTCGCGGCGATGTGCGGATGACTGTCCGCCGGCAGCCGCGCGTACGTCCCCCGCCACGCCGCCTCCTCCGCCTCCCGCGCCCCCGCCGGCAGCGCGAGCGTCGCCGCGTCCAGCGCCGCGAACGACAGCGTCTGGTCCACGAAGACGTGGTAGATCCGCACCGCCTCCGCGTCCGGGAACCCGGCCCCGCGCAGGATCCCCAGGATCGTCTCCACCGCCTGGATCTCGTGTGCCCGCCCCGTCACCCGCGCGCACGTCAGCATCGCCGCCTGCGGATGCGCCTGGTACTCGGCGTGCATCATCATCCCCAGCGTCCGCAGATCGGCCCGCCACCGCCCACTGGGCCGGAACCGCCGCAGCGTACGCCCGATCAGCTCGTCGGCCACCGCGAGCAACAGATCGTCGGTGTCCCGGAAGTACCGGTAGAGCGCACTCGGGTCGGCCCCCAGCGCTGCCCCGAGCCGCCGCACGGTGAGCGCCGCCGCGCCGTGCTCATGGATCAGCCGCAGCGCCGTGGCGACGATCAGCTCCTCGGACAGCACCGTGCCCCGCTTGGTGGGCCGCCTGCGCCGCCGCCCCTCCTCCGGCACCACTCGCTCACTCATGCCGCGCACGTTACGACAACACTGTTGACGTGTGAAGGCCCGGCGGAGTTCGATGTGCCGCCATCGGGGCCGTCGTGGCCCCCCGGTGAAGGAGCCGCGATGACGTCATCGAAGACCCCGTACGGCAGCGGCCCGCCCGCGCCCGGCACGCTCACCAGGACCCTCGGCGTAATGGACGGCTTCGCCATCGCCGCCTCCAGCACCGCCGCCACCACCAGCATCGGCATCGGCCTGGGCGTCACGGCGGGCGTCGTCGGCCTGCACCTGCCGATCATCATGCTGCTGGCGTTCCTGCCGGTCCTCGGCATCGCGAGCGCGTACACGCGGCTCAACAGGTCCGAGCCCAACATGGGCAGCGGCTACGTCTGGGTGGGGCGCTCCCTCAGCCCCTGGCTCGGCTTCCTCGTCGGCTGGATCGGCCTCGTCGCCACGGTCGTCTTCCTCTCCTACACGACCGCCGTCACCGGCTCCGCCCTCCTCCAGCTCGTCCGCGAGACGGGCGTACGCGGCGTCGCCGGCCTCACCCTGGACCCCGACTCCACCGCCCAGTCGACCGCGCTGGGCATCCTCGTCCTGATCGCCGTCACCCTCACCGCCGTCACCGGCCTGCGCACGGCCGCGAACCTCCAGAAGTACCTGCTCGTCTTCGAGTACGCCGTCCTGCTCGCCTTCTGCGGTTACGGACTCGTCGCCGGCCCGCACCCCTTCAGCCTCGACTGGCTCAACCCCTTCACCATCCCCTCCGGCCAGGCCCTCGCCCAGGGCCTCCTCCTCTCGGTCTTCTGCTACTGGGGCTTCGAGTCCTCGTTCAGCGTCAACGAGGAGGTACGCGACCCGCAGGACGCCTCCAGAGCCGGACTGATCACCCTCTTCACCATGCTCGGCCTCTTCCTGCTCGGCTCCTTCGCCTTCCAGCGCGTCCTGTCAAGGGACGAACTCGCCGGCAACGGCGCCCAGGGCCTCACCTTCTTCGGCGACCGCCTCGCCGACCAGCCGCTCGCCGCGCTC is part of the Streptomyces agglomeratus genome and encodes:
- a CDS encoding APC family permease, with protein sequence MTSSKTPYGSGPPAPGTLTRTLGVMDGFAIAASSTAATTSIGIGLGVTAGVVGLHLPIIMLLAFLPVLGIASAYTRLNRSEPNMGSGYVWVGRSLSPWLGFLVGWIGLVATVVFLSYTTAVTGSALLQLVRETGVRGVAGLTLDPDSTAQSTALGILVLIAVTLTAVTGLRTAANLQKYLLVFEYAVLLAFCGYGLVAGPHPFSLDWLNPFTIPSGQALAQGLLLSVFCYWGFESSFSVNEEVRDPQDASRAGLITLFTMLGLFLLGSFAFQRVLSRDELAGNGAQGLTFFGDRLADQPLAALPLIALTFSAVASLQAGVIPTVRGMFAMSRDRTMGPLWQRISPRYGTPAAGTVAIGCVAAAVAFLSLVLPKIADVILASVNAIGVVVSLYYALTALAAAARFRSTPRVVVVPVLSAAVLLALGGYLCWTFYTSADHFEISADNGWFMLACPAVMVLSGFVAAAWAKWVRKSPYFVTGRGTDPDAVPLSV